The following proteins are encoded in a genomic region of Cryptomeria japonica chromosome 11, Sugi_1.0, whole genome shotgun sequence:
- the LOC131051392 gene encoding flavonoid 3',5'-hydroxylase-like, with protein MNVQGKAPAVGEIINTEVDSLLCDDGIAYSTNATEMELLHPHEASGHDKGTPGSSSDDHENENDVLISRANENGEAIPDEYAFIKAAALVSCFDFPGFGVFGTLLMANAWATHRDPKVSNKPLEFIPEHFMEKELDIENIMRGNDFEMTPFGAGRRGCPGASLAICMVQTTVARLLQSFDWFVPDGRVIDMNEAIGLTMPSALPLEATIKPRLSHHLYQQQV; from the exons ATGAATGTTCAGGGAAAGGCACCTGCAGTAGGTGAGATCATCAATAcagaggtggactcactattatgtgatgatggCATCGCATATTCCACAAACGCTACTGAAATG gaaCTTTTGCATCCTCATGAAGCTAGTGGCCATGATAAGGGTACTCcaggtagttcaagtgatgaccat GAAAATGAGAATGATGTTCTTATCTCACGGGCAAACGAGAATGGAGAAGCAATTCCTGATGAATATGCATTTATTAAGGCAGCTGCTCTAGTAAGTTGTTTTGACTTTCCTGGTTTTGGTGTTTTTG GAACATTGCTAATGGCAAATGCATGGGCAACTCACAGGGACCCAAAAGTATCGAATAAGCCACTAGAATTTATACCAGAGCATTTTATGGAGAAAGAATTAGATATAGAGAACATAATGAGAGGGAATGATTTTGAGATGACTCCTTTTGGGGCAGGCAGAAGAGGATGTCCAGGGGCTTCTTTGGCAATATGTATGGTACAAACAACTGTTGCAAGGTTGTTGCAGAGCTTTGATTGGTTTGTTCCAGATGGAAGAGTGATTGACATGAATGAAGCGATTGGCTTGACAATGCCAAGTGCATTGCCTTTGGAGGCTACCATCAAGCCTCGTCTTTCTCATCATCTATACCAGCAACAAGTCTAG